One Styela clava chromosome 4, kaStyClav1.hap1.2, whole genome shotgun sequence genomic window, GAGTTAAAACCAGATTTTATCAGTCCAAGGACCAAGGGCAATTTTCAGCTAAAATGTTcgttataatataaattttcattacCTAAAATATAGGTTACTACTTAATAACACCATTAGTTTAAAAACTCATTTAAAAAACAGTTTTTATcgaaaattgcttttttgaacaaaatcatTACGGTAATTAGGAAACAATTCCAACAAACAATTTACTTGCACCATGGTTGTTAAAATGAATAAGTTCTTGATGGTAAAATGTTCTGCATCTTGTGATACATTATGCTttgccttttttttttaattttgtgtgaATGTTCAAATGTTTCCCGATGCAATGAATAGAGTTAAAACAATGCCCAGTGAAAGGAAACCTTATAAGACTGTGCACTTAATTGAACACCGCTGTCTTTTTGCAGTTGGTCAGGATCATGTATGATATTAGCTAGAATCAGGTAACATTTGTACAGATCATAATAATATATTCCGTTTTTATATCTTTTAGGTTTTTCAACCAAAATGAAAGAGAATACAATAAACATACACTTAGCAATGTttttgcgaacaaaattaaaataattgcaaTTTCATGGAAAAAAAGACCTTGCTCTGTTTTAACTGTTAAAGGATGCTCATACAAGGTGAAATATTTTCCATCCATGTTTTGCGATATTTGCATTTCTGTTTGCTCTTAGATGAAAAGAGGTTTGATATTCACCTAAGGGTATAAGAAAGTTGATAGGTTAGCTTGTTTACCTATAGAATCATAATGTTTGTTTAGATGCCTGTCTTGTTTGTCTATGGGAGTCGACAACCAGTATCAAATTCCAGATGCACAGATATAACTTCATGAATAATTTCTAAAGAAGCCATCAATACCGgttgaattaaaatgaaaagcaTTAAAAAAGAAATTCTTGTTATTTTAATATAGCATCTTGATCTTCAGTTATAGTGTTCTTTGGGTGAGATCACATAGCAGTTAAAGTGTTAGACCGAACTGTGTTGCATTTCAGATTACAAAAATCTAAGATTGAAATCCCATGCCCAAACAGTTCACCCAACGAGCTAAGAGATCGGTTAGGCAATGCCGAATTGGAAAGGTTACGTTTTCTCCAAAATAGCTTTTACCACATATTTTAGATATTAGTGATTGCTTCAACAGGACCTCGTTTGAAGCAAAAGGTGTGAATAATTATCATGATTAAttacatttcagaaaatgtttGCATCTTtctacaaaacaataaaaaatgggCAAACAAACAAGTTTTTCACTGCAAATTTCAATTGCAAAGGATCTGAAACAAGTTTAAAAGAATGTGGAGTggagaataaaattgaaaagtggGTATTGATGGATTTTAATGTCttgccaataattttgcaaaaaattgtGTTATGTATGCTAAAAGTGCAAAGCGTTATTATAtacattatgataaaaaaaaatattgtagagattttcaaataataaatgttTAACCAGTACATTTTGATACCAAAACTTTAACTATAtctatattcaattttaaatttatatatctATTCAATTTaactttataaatataatattgtatattttcagAGAACTGCCAATAATTCCAATGCCCTTTTCATGCCAATCAAAATATAGACTTCGTAGTCCAGTGAAGGATAATATTGGATATCTTCAAAGGTAGTAttgattatatttaatattttgcggttctcaaatttaaatttttatataattattttcattctcaaaagaattttgcgtgaattagatcaaattttatttatattaaggTGTTTTATTGACTTCTTGAATAAATGTTTAAAATGTAATATTCCTTTACTAAAGACATACATTGTGATATGTCCTGAATAAATAAACCAGATCTATACTTTTAGATGGAATTCTGCTGAAAAGCTTTGGAAGCCAATAAGTAAATATTCAAAGATGATCAATAGTTCTGAATCAATCTTATATTGGAGTATGGCAAATCAATTTAGTGAATATGAtgaacaaaaaatatgtattgaGATGGGGTTTACCAAAAACAAGGATACCAAAATGAAGATAAATGAGATTGATTTACAAGATATTATAGTTGTAAGTATTATCTTGTATCATGATACTATTTTTTTGAACTGATgcctaaatgtttaaattttattttatgtattttcagCATATAACCCAATTTCAGGAGCAAATTGATGatatttataacaaattttcatatcttatttttgaaaaatctcaATTTATCAATGAACTTTTTTGCTGTTCAGATTTCTTCGATGTCATTTTTGGTAACAGAAGATGTTGAGACTGGAAAACTAATGGTTTATTCACCAAATCAAGCTTCAAACAAGGACATCAATAGCTATGAAAACAGACTATATGCATGGTGTCCCATGCGCTATGGAGATTTTATCAATATTGAGCTGCGCagaatatttcaagtttttggTGTCAAAGTTACTGTTCTTGGTTTGagtgaatttcaaaaattagaGTTGGAAAATGGTATCACAAGTATAAGTGTTCATATTCAATATTCTGTAAATGGTGATACATGGATAAACATGCAAGAAGAGGTAACTAACATATTTTTTCCCCTCACATTGAAAATCAAACATATTTTCTTTAAACAAAGCTTTATACAAAAATGGTTAATGAAAGCTACCCAGTTTAGAAGAATTTATGGTTGATATAGTCACCAGGACCTAATTCAAAATGTAACATCTAATATACAGTGGATCACGGATACCTAAAAAATCAGATGTTCATTTCACATGTATTCTGCAGTCAAATATAACatgttttttataataataaagatTGATACAGCTACAGATAGATGAAAGTTGAGAGATCATATcaacatttattatttatactaGACCATagtaaatttgtaataaaaaataaaaatgtctgtttttttttatttattaggaTCTGGGATACAAGTTTGAGAATTCTGAATTgctaataatattcaaaaaatccGCATCAGCAAAGTTTGTGAGGATTACAATTACAAAGTCTCCAGTTGGGCAAAGATGTATACAACTAAGAATAATTGGTCATGCAATTATTCACAATTGGCAAAACAGAGGTATTAGATTATTAAAGTGACTTATATTAAATTTGTAAAGGTTTTGGAGATTTATTATTCAAGCTAAAAAATAGAGtcaatttttgtttgtaattctATAATTTTCGCTTTTTACACATTTTACAATTTGTTTATGTTGCAAGCCACAAATCAGTAATTTGTTTGAgagaataaaaatttgaaagtaaaTCTCCAGTGTGAATGAAAACCTAAAATTTGGTATAATAATACAAAAGTCTTGATACTTTCAAGCATATATCACATTTTGAACAAAAGTTGCAATATTTTAGTATTCGGTTTAATTAGACTGATGGATACAGATGCTGTTGATTCTCAGGACAATGCCCCATAACGGATTTTAACTTATGGAGTCAGCGATAAACAAAAGTATTGCAATGTATTGCAAATGTATTTTATAATCAGTATTGCATTTATATTGATTGTAGGATTGTGACTCTTCAATTATGCTTTATGAAAGGTCAAACTTGATTCTAGTCAGttttgaatatacaaaatttattcaagTAACTATTTGTGTAACCTATTTTTTTGCTGTACCTAGATTTATgttttttgtgaattttttcagcattttattCTAACAGGATTTGCAGATTTTTAACCCCTCTAGTCAAAATTGACAGGAATAAGTGTCTATTTTTCATCCTTTTTCTGTTCTGTTTATATGTTCATGTTCAAATACGATTTTGATTGTCTATATCTTTGCAAATTgagtaaacaaaaataattaattgttcTGTAGTAGAATGAATATACTATCTATCTGTTATAACACTATTCCTTATTCTTATCTAACctatttatatcaaattgaaGATCATTGCATTGAGAATCTTGGAATGGGAGACGGAAGAATTCAAAATGAATCTATCACTGCATcatctattttgaataaaaaatttgaagcaTATTATGGAAGAATTGATAACATGCAGTCATCTATAAATAATGGCTGGGCCTGTCTATGTAAGAAATGCCCTCGATAATCTGTATTAGAAACCCAATTAATGCCAGTTCAAGGATACTATTGAAATGTAGCCTATGTCAATAATAtggaaaaaaacagaaattatGTTTATGTAATAGTCTTTTTTTTGAATTATACATGTATTTTGGTAATACATGAAAATTGGCCATTTTACAGGTTTTGATATTGTAATATACGCATATATATGGTTTTCTGAAGAATTACTTCAAGCTTAGGGCGAAGGTATTTGGCCCACAGGGgatttgaaaatgatttcaaCCCCACAATTGAACCACGAAAATCTAATTTTTATCATACTAAAATATCAAACggaaaattaaataaagttgaaatttaTTTAGTGTTGTTTATTAAAGTGAGAGTCCTGTTGACCCATTGTACCCATTTCCTAGGACCTAGATGACCGTCATTTTTTGTCATTCAAAATATTCGGTTACTGCTAGAACCTTGCTTTTCCTTTTTTTAACAGCTCACAGTTTTCAGCACAGATTTTTGCATTTGCAATGAGGACTATTAACTAAAATAATTAATCAATATccatcaataaaaatatattcaataatatttatcaatGGAATATTTAGGCATGAATAACTTTCAAGGGGAAGAATGGATTCAAGTAAAACTCAGTCAGAAGAATATTGTCAGAGGAATTGTTACTCAAGGATCTGTTCATGGAAACTACTTTGTTGAATCGTTCAAGTTGGCATATTCTGATGAGAGAACCGATTGGACATATGTCAAAAAGAATGATGGAAAAGACAAGGCAATTGAATATCCCATTATACTGCTTAATATTGCTAAAATTTATTCTATATAATTGTTTTTGACGAAAAGAAAACATATTACCATGTCAAATGATGCTTTATTAAATCAAACCCTTTTAAGATAATGTTTGATAACGAATAACGAAAACCATCTATCTCTggatgaatatgaaatttctGCTACTGTTCAACCAGAAATAGTTTCCAACTCTTTGCTGTTGAATCTCTCATATGATTATTGACAGATTTTCAACAATTTTCATTTGCCTATGTTACAATCATTATTGAGTTTATTCATGTATACAAGCTTGAAGCTAATTCAGtgatgatttgaatttttaaatgcaTAATAGTACATTTGAtcaatgttatatatattaaattttatccATGTGTGATGTTTGAaccatttttagattttttcagCAAATTTTGATACAGAGACAAAGGTTGCAAACCACCTTGCAAAGCCTATACTAGCGAACTACATTCGTATTTATCCATGGACTTTTTATAATTACATCGTGATGAGAATAGAGTTACTTGGATGTGTTGTACAAGGTGTTTGTGTTTGATTGgagttttgtaatatttacaGCATAAGCTTTTTATAACATTTCCTGAGTTTTTATAAGATTTTTGTTGCTTTTTTAAACTATAAACTGAACTATTTACTCATTGTATCAAGATGACCTGGGAAATGATAACTGAAACTATAATTATCACTTCATTTCAATTATTGACAAATTTTGGTTTTCTCTTCCAACCAcattcatgcatctgaaaacatgTATCTAGTTAGCTGAACCAATCTGGTTGCTTGTATTGAACATCATTGTTCTTTTATTTTTCCTATTGTCAAAAGTGAGTctcggcggtgtggcacatCCTGCTAGGAACTGTTAGGAATGCGCTTTCCACCagacctctgattaccctgcgttggtcaaaataactggttaactaatcccataagtgacatggactggtaacctgacgagaggaagtggttcgcaatatgattaagccgctTCCCTCTCCCCTAGTATAAACATGTCAATCTGATCGCAAAAGTAGATGGGCGGTCTTGCAATAGAATAATTAGTTTGTCATTCAAGCCTGTAGAAGTTTTATTTGGTctcaaaattacatttatagttattataataatatcatgatatagtaatatataataatatcatGATAAGTATTTTGATGTCAAATCTGgagttttgtttattttcaccAAAACTGATTGCTTCACATGTTAAGATCCTTATTCAAAGTGAAGTTGTAAGTAATTACTTTGTAAGAAAAGTTGatattatttacttttttattcagattttaatGGAACAGCAGGAGAGAGTTTATTATCTTCAACTTCCCAAGTATCATGTAAAGTCATATCGCATACAATTGTgtttgtaatttgatattttgcttATTAATATTATGATATGAGATTTCAATAATGAGGTTTATTGAACAAAGTTTATAAGCACTTTCTAAATTAGCATGAATAACAGTCATCTGGTTTTACAACATAATGCATATTTGGATGAAAGTAAACATCACTTTGGTTTTAAAAGTAGAAGTGGCAAATAAAGCAATGTTTGAACTCTTACTACATTAATTGCGGTCATGTATGGAATACTTAGTGCTGGATATactttcaatcaaaaatgtgcTCACCATTGACCTTCGACTATCCTgcatgggtttgcaggttcgaatcccatgcagggtaaATAATGTACGAGAGGGTTACTAAACTTCttgccaccgtagggtggttcatgtgacCGCTGGAAggcaaataactggctaactaatcccacacccaacatgaactggtaatcggatgagaggctgtggttcaccatatgattaagccatatTATCGACTTTCTTTTTCCCTacgataaatatataaattctatTCTATCCTAATATCACCTCATATTAATGCCAGATGCAGCATATTCTCGAAACAATGCAGTTACATATAATCCTGGCTCGGGGTACGAATACTGGTTGGTGAGGAGTACTGATGTTTCAAACATAATatgtgaaaataataataaactttgTAAACTTGGACGTGGAGAACTTGCATACAATTTATTTCGAAATGCGACATTTACGCGGTAGGACTATTGTTACTAATTCATCCCTATTATATTTATGGCCATGGAAGACTTCATATCTTTAAAACTATTCTATGTAATTATTCCGATACGTGAAAAATATTACCGGTAGATGATATTGAGAATCTTTATATTCTTAACATTGTAATATTACATATCATATGTTGATGactttttcatataaaatttccacttaaatttgataattgaaattcaaccatattttattgtgtttataacaattaaaaattttaatcgatatattttactttattctTGATGTCTGAATAAAGTAATTGAGAGAATACATTTAGGAGTAAAATACTTTGATTTTTAATcacttgaattttattttaatataattatgtAGATTTCTGTGcgaaatttataatataaaatataaatataaaactcatTATAGACAATTTCTTTTCTTAGACAAGTTGCTGAATACTTCTTCAATCTGACGAATGATAAATTTGTATATGTTGGACTCACAGATTATCTAATAAAAAATTCGTATGAAAACACCAAACAGGTGaagaaatcaatttttttttcaaaaaagttgaTTTTACAATCATACCGACTGTCAAACTAGATGCTTGTGATTGCTTTTAATTTGTGGATTTGTCATCTTATAGTACAGTATATGGAACACTATATAATTCATTACAGATTCTTTTTCTTGGTTAAAATATTAGTTACATAGTCTTTGAAAATGTGgaaatttgtattatttatgTGTGCCCATTGCATTGTAACAGACTTTGTTGATGTTGTCAAAATGGTTTTACTCAATTCacacaaaaatttgttttcacaTATTATATCAACATTATCAGTATCAGTAGTTCAGTatcaatagtttatttttacacatgccgAATATACACATTGTACAAATAGGATaaagtaaaaaaagaaaaaaatgcgTTTTAGTGTGAAGGAAGACGCTataaaccagtaatggttatcgagcagcgtcacctacAAGGAAGTctaacatcaaattttataaaggAATAAAAAGACGAACATTAAATACTAAGAGAATACGGAAATAGAATACATTCAGGCGACCCGGATATCCGACATGACAAACAACAGGGTCCGCATTAGGGTTTTTAGActgtaaataattttcttttattctcTCATGATATACGCTTTTTATTTTCAGACTTTCTCTATTTTATTGGGTGATTCATTGTGGAAAAAATCATCAAATGAACCTAATCTATCTTATGAACGTAATACTATGCTGTTAAAAGATGGAACACTTTTTGATATTATGTGTTCTCATGAGGGTCTTAATGGATTATGTGAGAGGGTAGAAACTGGTATCTACACAGGTAATCAATCGGAGTTTGTTATAATATATTAGCTTGATCAAATTTTACATTgttatatttcattaaatacttgCCATTTGCATTTACCTATTTGCAAAACTTTTGAATGAAGAGAATACCTTAAAATATGGCTTGTTGATACAGTGTGTAATTCTTAGAACAACATTGGTCATggttgttgaatattttttacgaaGGTCTCTGACTGAAAGACTTTGGTGAATTTTACACTAATGCAATGTAATTGTTTACACATTATACTGACAGAATTCAAATGTAACAAATATAATTGTTCTAATTTCAATTCTTATTTCGGTCAAAAATCTTTTTATTAGCCTATAATGTTTAGTTTGTTACTACTGTCGGTTTTAAAAATTCTCTTTATGTTCTTTATAATTATAATCTTTATAATCGTTGTCAAATTATCAGATTAATCGCTTGTTTCCATTAGTTGAGAAACTTGTTGCATGTCAATTAAATATGTGAGTTAAATGATATTAAAAAGAACTTATTCTGAAAAAATTCACTTCTGACTATTTATTTCTGTATTAGAATGATATGACGGTGTTTATCTTTGTTGCAACAATTAATCTATACATGGTGCCCAAATTTATTTTCCGACTCAAGCAATCCCGGATGAAAAACTTCAGGGTGTCAAGGTTCAGGGTTCAAATTCTAATCAAGAAACTACCGCTCAATAATAATTTATTGGCTTCAAATAATTGGATATTTGTTTAACTGAACACTTTCTTTGTGAATTTCCCCACGATGTTGCCACAATTaaggtcaattttatttcataggCCCTTAATCTTTGACCCATTACTAAATTATTGTTAATGCAAAAACATTGAATTCTCCCACAATGCTGCAACAATTAAAGTCAATTTTTTCCATATGTCTTTTTACCCCTGACccatttaatgcaaaaacattgCCCAAATTTCTGGCCCATGCTGGTATACGcccaaaaatgtttttgaataaatttcttatttcatgtttcataataattatgatttatattttgccACAGCTCTATAggatatgttttttttaattacagaCAATACAAAACAAGAGAATTGTCCAAGTGGATTTGAAATAAATAGCGGGTGGTGCTTAAAggtatttataaatattcaaacatgTATTTATGTGGAGTATAtacagcaggggtggccaacctttcacataccatgagccacgttttaaacataatgtttcagatgcgccgtaaatctcttgtattcccacgccaaATGTCCgcatcttgttgaaattatataaatttataatacacacacatatatacacacgtatatgtagtttttacaatttacaacttcataTGAATAGAAATTGAGCatggaagtataataaataaaactactctactctaccctcgattctaattggcctttgccaatcagctgtttggcctagcgtcgcgtgattttactccatgcttcttcgagattagtacttgcgtcacagcaagcgattttatgcttcgcttttgttgacaacagtcatttgaagtttggatgaaaaaagtggtatttaggggtcattttcagcatgttgtgggttgatttataataaattttttaggcttgggcaattcaactggttgttcaatgattattgggagatatttgggaagtctgggcaatggaaaatccatgtttcaagctgataaatgacgatttttcatttttccagaagttctgaactttttacttcagtagggaaaaaatagtaaattttactaatttttgctaaaagtctagaatgaatttcataaagtccgtccaaaagctaacgtcgataatcgcctgttgtttctaattccaacaagtcgtaagtgggcgacgtggagtaaggagaatagattttaggtacaatcaaaagtcaccttgtaaatcgcaaaaaatcggcttggcgtggagaagccaagtgcaattaacaattttggcatgaaaagggttaaagatgcaatgcgccatgtttggcgcatgcgccataggttggtcACCCCTGATCTACAGACTATATAGCTGTTATATaaagtttataaaaatatttttgatgccAACAAGATAAAAACATAAGTTCAAATTTGATGCTACTACGATAGCTGAAATTCTCATTTACTAACATTTAATTAACAAATTAACAGATTTTACAGAACAACAAAACCCAAGAATGCGGCAAATTGATAGATTCTTGTGCTCAACAGGGTGGTTATGTGTTAGATATGCAAAGAACACCGTTTGCTCAGACTATCAAACTATTGTTGAAAAAGATGAAAATCACAACTTACAAttgtaattataaaatttttatgtttaaataaaaatgaatattgtacTTTGATAATGTTTTTATGTATTGTAAATATGGTACTACTGGGTTGAGAATAATTCTATTAGTTTTTTAGGCTTATATTAATTGTTGTTCAAATTTGCGATGGGAGTCTTCAGAAATGTTTCATAGATTCtatgttaataaatatctacTATCTTTTTTGCAGTTTGTGGAAGTCAGCTTATGACATCATGCATTACTCAAGATAATGCATTTATTGATTGTAGTTCAGCTGATGATTTAATTGCTGCATGTATTCGTTCCACAGGCAAGatactttttatgtttttttttcattatttttgcttttgtctGAAGTGAATGTACTTTTTgtaatcaagtccatgcatctgaaaacaaataactggctaactaatcccatttAAAACAAGAACTGGTGATCGGACGAGAGGTTGTgcttcgccatatgattaagtcatcatatttgtttttcatctcccccgggataaatatgtcgattctatcctatcctaattcaAAGGTTTCAATGATATCTAATCTTTTTTGTCAAATTGGTATCTAATTCTTATAGCATGACACTCGTAATTGTACGTTGCTCAAGGTCACTAGTTTTTAACCTCTTTATAGACCGATCCTATTCTAAAAACATTAAGCTTTGTTTAAATTTTCTGCTAGTACTGCTATGTCATCAAAATTACTGTCACTGGGTaataaattcttaatttttacTTGTGCATTCTCATATGTTAATTCATTTAACCTTGAGATTTGAAATTAATCTGAAGAATGAACACTAGAATAATACATTGTCCAAGTATTAACACCTTTATTGAATACCAATttattttacttgtttttagattcACCATCTATTTTATCATCTCCATCTCATATAGGTGATAAAAAAGTTAGAAAGGACCAATTTTTAGCATCTAGTTTTACTCCATCAAATCCTCCATGGATGGCAGGTCCTGGTAATTGTGGATTCTGGTGTTTGCACAGACTGGATGTTGAAAGGTATTCAATTGTGTAGATGACAGAAAATAGGATTAAGTTCGATCGCTTTATGACATCTCATTGAACCACTATTAAAAGCAATTTGATTTTTCCAAGTTTCTATTGTAATTGTttgtaaatttaataaataaactttGTACAATTGTTTGTCAGTATATAAGAAATGGGCAGCTCGTAATTTGATAATtgatattatgaaaataatggAAGActttaaaatcaaaacaattatttaaaaaGTTATTCTAAAAGCTTTTTTTGTCATTGTGATATTGTCCTATTCTTGCAATACACCTAATAAATATGATCATCCCTAACTTGAattattggttttagtattttttgtCTTTTCGACCAAGTGGCAACTAATACTTTAACTAtataaagagaaaaaaaaattcaagtttgAAACAAGAAAACTTAATAACATGAACACTATATTCAGGTGGCTACAGGTGGATTTGAAGAAGTTGTACAAAGTATACAGGATAACTGTAATGCCAGTTTATGATTACTGTAGTAAATCATCTACTGAAAATTTGGCATTAGAAGATATTGATAAAAAGCCGATCCATACAATCTCCAAGCCTGTTCAAATTGTTTTTACGTCTTTCCATGGTGAAGCAAGATATGCACCTAGATCACTAATTGAGGTGAATATGTTTTTA contains:
- the LOC144421999 gene encoding uncharacterized protein LOC144421999, which translates into the protein MSNQVLVSDCRKYSFSDIASGRTDCPWFEIEFSSKVAISEILIRGMEMKNELSEYCLIQSFILIYDDGVKTRFYQSKDQGQFSAKMFFNQNEREYNKHTLSNVFANKIKIIAISWKKRPCSVLTVKGCSYKKMFASFYKTIKNGQTNKFFTANFNCKGSETSLKECGVENKIEKELPIIPMPFSCQSKYRLRSPVKDNIGYLQRWNSAEKLWKPISKYSKMINSSESILYWSMANQFSEYDEQKICIEMGFTKNKDTKMKINEIDLQDIIVISSMSFLVTEDVETGKLMVYSPNQASNKDINSYENRLYAWCPMRYGDFINIELRRIFQVFGVKVTVLGLSEFQKLELENGITSISVHIQYSVNGDTWINMQEEDLGYKFENSELLIIFKKSASAKFVRITITKSPVGQRCIQLRIIGHAIIHNWQNRDHCIENLGMGDGRIQNESITASSILNKKFEAYYGRIDNMQSSINNGWACLCMNNFQGEEWIQVKLSQKNIVRGIVTQGSVHGNYFVESFKLAYSDERTDWTYVKKNDGKDKAIEYPIILLNIAKIYSI